The window GCTGCTCACGAAAGCGCGACCGGCACATCCGGTATCATGATTGGGGAGGGAACAGCCATGGGCGGCAAGGAGATCATCAGTACCGATAAGGCACCACAGGCAATCGGTCCGTATTCGCAGGGGGTGAAGGCAGGGGGGCTGGTGTTTTTTTCAGGCCAGATCCCGCTTGATCCTGCTACGGGCATGCTGAAGGGGGAGTCCATTGCCGAACAGACCGGGCAGGTCATGCTCAACATCGCCGCCATGCTGGCCGCAGCCGGACTCGGCTTTGACGATCTGGTGAAGACGACGATCTACCTTGCCGATATGGACGATTTTGCCACGGTGAACGAGATTTATGGCAGCCGGTTTACCGCGAACCCTCCGGCACGGTCGACGGTGGCTGTGCGTGCGCTGCCCAAGGGGGCAAAGGTCGAGATAGAGGTTATTGCCCTGGCTCGATAATGGTACTTTACGGGTGGAAGCGAGCCGGCCGGGCATTTGGGGTGCATGGCCTGCCGAACATGAAAAAGCCGCAGCGCATGGAACGCTGCGGCTTGTGTGTGGCGCAGGTGCGGGTCTGATGTTGCGTCAGAGCGCCTTGGTCACTTTACCCGAACGGATGCAACGGGTGCAGACCTTGATGCTCTTGACCGTACCCTCCTGGATTGCCTTGATCTTCTGCAGGTTGGGGTGCCAGGTACGGCGGGTCTTGTTGTTGGCGTGGCTGACGTTATTGCCGAAACTGGGGCCTTTGCCGCAGATATCGCAAACCTTTGACATGTGAAAAACCTCCTCTAGAAAACTAAGCCTCGATTTTTAGCAAATTGCTCACGAAAGGGCAAGCATTTTTTTTGCCGACCTGCTGCGGGTTGCTGGAGAGACATGATACGCCTGATTGCCCTCATCAAAGGACTCTTCTTTGTCCTGACCATCGGCCTGGTGGTCGTGGCGGTGCTGTTTGTCGATTTTGCCTATAAGACCTTTTCCCTGAAAAGCCGTGACGTCAATACGGATGCCATTGTCGTCCTGGCAGGCGGCCTGGGCAGGGTGGACGAAGGGATCCGGCTCTA of the Geobacter sp. genome contains:
- a CDS encoding reactive intermediate/imine deaminase (has endoribonuclease activity on mRNA) — protein: MGGKEIISTDKAPQAIGPYSQGVKAGGLVFFSGQIPLDPATGMLKGESIAEQTGQVMLNIAAMLAAAGLGFDDLVKTTIYLADMDDFATVNEIYGSRFTANPPARSTVAVRALPKGAKVEIEVIALAR
- the rpmB gene encoding 50S ribosomal protein L28, with the translated sequence MSKVCDICGKGPSFGNNVSHANNKTRRTWHPNLQKIKAIQEGTVKSIKVCTRCIRSGKVTKAL